A portion of the Alphaproteobacteria bacterium genome contains these proteins:
- a CDS encoding VOC family protein produces MKLSGINHLAFITGDMEKTIRFYRDLLGMELTAGIGHPGFRHYFFTGGNTQVAFFEYAGASPMEPKNHGSPTRAPLGFDHVSFTTASRAELFELKDRLTAAGCEVSGAVDHGIIWSIYFFDPNNIPLEVSWDCMEITKVPAMDEAVPMEIVAEGAEPQPGHWPEPTEWTPQSEMSAWPGNAYTMRETLIAEGRGRNKAEYEAIPEAERFRERPEEAAE; encoded by the coding sequence ATGAAACTCAGCGGCATCAATCATCTCGCCTTCATCACCGGCGACATGGAAAAGACCATTCGTTTCTATCGCGACCTCTTGGGCATGGAGCTGACGGCCGGCATCGGCCATCCCGGCTTCCGCCACTATTTTTTCACCGGCGGCAACACCCAGGTGGCGTTTTTCGAGTACGCCGGCGCCAGCCCCATGGAGCCCAAGAACCACGGCAGCCCGACGCGGGCGCCCTTGGGCTTCGACCACGTCTCCTTCACCACCGCCAGCCGGGCCGAGCTCTTCGAGCTCAAGGACCGCCTGACGGCGGCCGGCTGCGAAGTCAGCGGCGCCGTCGACCACGGCATCATCTGGTCGATCTATTTCTTCGATCCCAACAACATCCCCCTCGAGGTGAGCTGGGACTGCATGGAGATCACCAAGGTGCCGGCCATGGACGAGGCCGTGCCCATGGAAATCGTCGCCGAAGGCGCCGAGCCCCAGCCCGGCCACTGGCCCGAACCCACGGAGTGGACGCCCCAGAGCGAGATGTCCGCCTGGCCCGGCAACGCCTACACCATGCGCGAGACGCTGATCGCCGAGGGTAGGGGCAGGAACAAGGCGGAATACGAGGCCATCCCGGAAGCCGAGCGTTTTCGCGAACGGCCGGAGGAAGCGGCGGAGTAG